The genomic DNA ACGCTTTGGATCGCTAATGGATTCACCTGGACGGCTGTGCTCTTTATGGGTGGATGGATTCCGATGGCATGTGCCGGTGCGGGTACGCTAATGTATTCCGGAACTCTAGAGTTGATTTATCGAGCACGAGAGGAACATAGCAAACTGAGTGGTCATTCATGAAGTGGCCATGGCAAGTAACAACCACGTTCGGGGCCGTGGATTCGTCGCACGCCGCGTCGCATAGTGGGGTTGACCTAGCGCTGCCGATGGATACGCCGGTGCAGTCTATAACGAGTGGAGTGGTCGAAAAGATCACACATGAAGGCTCACAAGGATTCGGGAATGCCGTATGGCTTAAGGAACCCGACGGCTATCGGATAGTGTTCGGTCATCTCGACAAGGTGAAGGCGTACGCTGGGGAACGGATTCACAAAGGAGATGTCATTGGCCTGTCCGGCGACACAGGGTATTCCACTGGTCCACACTTGCATATCGGAGTTATGGCGCCGAACGGTAAATGGGTCGATCCCGATAATTATTTTTCTCCGTGGCACAATTGGTTCCATCTCTCGAGTAACCGCGTCAAGAACAGCGAGGATGAGTTTGTAGTCGGACACGTTGAGCATTGGATTGGGGAGATCGTGAAAGGGTTGGCCAGAGACTTTGGAGAGTGGGCACTTCATCAGATTGCACCCATTGCTCTTGTCATTTGTGCTGTGTCCTTACTTGGAGTCATCGCCGGAATGGTTAGGCCGCGTCGTTGGGCCTTCTACAGCGGTTTAATCGCGACGATTGCATATCATGCGGGGTGGGCATCCTAATGAGGCCGTGGAAGTATGTTTATCACGAGATGGAGACTATAAGAATTACGCCAGATCGGTCGGCGCGGAATGTGCAGGGTCACATCTTTGCGAATGCCCTACATGATTGCCATTCAATTGTTTGGGACCGTCTCAAATTCGGTTGGAAGGGTATTAAGCACACCGCGCCGGTTCGGTTCTGGCACATCATCGACATATCCTTACAGGGCGTTAAATTCTACTTCGCTGCGCCTACTGGTGAATTCTCTACCTACGCTACTCATCGTTTGAATAGATACTGGCCGAAAGCAACGATAGAAGACGGACAGCAAATTCCGCTGGTTGAGATCAGTAATACTGATGTCATCGAATTGAATCTAACCAAGCACAACATTTTTGGTCTTGGTATTGGCCGAGATGAAGACACTACACCAATCGCTGACATCCTCAGTGTCCTGGAGGACTTTCGAGAAGACGATAGAGCGGTCATTGCCTACTGTTTTGAGCCATACGACCGCGTGTCATGGGCTGACATTGCTGATAACGCTTATGAAGCGCTAAAGGCCGGGAAAGTGCCGAAGCGTTTTGAACTGAAGGTAAAGGTTAATCAGATGAAGGCTGCCGAGTTTCTAAATGACCAGCTGCACGGCGCTTATGACACTGTATTTGGCGCACTGGATGGCAAAGAAGCGGCCAAGAAGAAGGATAACGACCGGAATAAGAAACCGGAGAAGTCATCGGAACGCCTTGTACTTACACAGCAGAACGAATTCAGCGCTGTCACACGCAATAAACGCAGTCAACCAGTGTTCAAGGCATGGATGCGTGTTTTGGTCACCTCTAAGGATGCTGCACGCCGTAAGGTACTGACACGAGCATTCTCTAACGCATTCGCCGCTCTGAACGGCGACAACTCAATACGGGGGCAGCGCGGTAGCCGGTCGGCTATCGATGAAGTGAACACCCTTCAGTTGCACCAAAAGACGGTGTTGAGTCCAGGCGTGAATATCCTGTCATCCACTGAGTTCGGGAAGCTAATTCAAGTGCCTACAGCGTCCCTCCAGGACCAATACAAGGACTATATCGAGGCAATCAATAAGCGCGAACTGGATTTGCCCGATTGGCTAACGTCCGGGGGCCTAGAACTAGGCGAGGTAACGTACAAGGGCAAAACGGAAACAGTGTACATCCAAACAAAGGACCATGACACGCTATGTCTCCCCTGGTTCGCTTTTGGACCGCAGGGCGTAGGCAAGACAGGGCAAGGTGTCAAAACGGCCGTGGAGTTTATCAAGGCCGGTTACAGCGCCTTTGTGATTGACGTGGCAGATGGTGACCTAGTGACCGAAGCGCGTGATGCAATGCCGGAATGGATGCCCGATGATCACATTATCGATATGGACTTAGGTCACAAAGACTTTGCCATCCCG from Alicyclobacillus dauci includes the following:
- a CDS encoding M23 family metallopeptidase; this encodes MKWPWQVTTTFGAVDSSHAASHSGVDLALPMDTPVQSITSGVVEKITHEGSQGFGNAVWLKEPDGYRIVFGHLDKVKAYAGERIHKGDVIGLSGDTGYSTGPHLHIGVMAPNGKWVDPDNYFSPWHNWFHLSSNRVKNSEDEFVVGHVEHWIGEIVKGLARDFGEWALHQIAPIALVICAVSLLGVIAGMVRPRRWAFYSGLIATIAYHAGWAS
- a CDS encoding type IV secretory system conjugative DNA transfer family protein, with protein sequence METIRITPDRSARNVQGHIFANALHDCHSIVWDRLKFGWKGIKHTAPVRFWHIIDISLQGVKFYFAAPTGEFSTYATHRLNRYWPKATIEDGQQIPLVEISNTDVIELNLTKHNIFGLGIGRDEDTTPIADILSVLEDFREDDRAVIAYCFEPYDRVSWADIADNAYEALKAGKVPKRFELKVKVNQMKAAEFLNDQLHGAYDTVFGALDGKEAAKKKDNDRNKKPEKSSERLVLTQQNEFSAVTRNKRSQPVFKAWMRVLVTSKDAARRKVLTRAFSNAFAALNGDNSIRGQRGSRSAIDEVNTLQLHQKTVLSPGVNILSSTEFGKLIQVPTASLQDQYKDYIEAINKRELDLPDWLTSGGLELGEVTYKGKTETVYIQTKDHDTLCLPWFAFGPQGVGKTGQGVKTAVEFIKAGYSAFVIDVADGDLVTEARDAMPEWMPDDHIIDMDLGHKDFAIPMNWSERAAAGDPDDEADVANLMAAQLVRFIDTIAKSETSDRMSMYLKDAGRARLGRPGATPLDAMLMLTSKKYWGLHKRYVVSPRVKAKLEAFWNQSDRERNEIIRPIQNRISLLMDEERVADHTLQPDKTDADGNPLINFRKWADGDEHPYFVGIRIPKDFFLDAGTDAVATFVISKLWLAILSRYDTAKKDRKPCVFVMDEPHQFPSALPLYKGVVRESRKWRLKLMWLGHTLEDFKDIIEQVRAAGCQYSQYKAKSEASLKMVLPEMAPFTKEELINIPDRFWAVNRITAPGSEEPAPAFLAHMAAPPKAVKNRSYLRDYWAQTLGRPRKEVRKALMDKEAQYL